In a genomic window of Curtobacterium sp. MCBD17_035:
- a CDS encoding alpha-glucosidase/alpha-galactosidase, with protein sequence MVKVAFIGAGSVEFTRNVVTDLCTYPELQGQLELSLHDIDAERLGYAEALAGRVSDLAGAGARISSDIDRRAALEGADFVINEIQVGGYAATRLDFDIPAKYGLRQTIGDTIGVGGIFRGLRTIPVLQGIGNDLAEVAPDSTLLNYSNPMAMLPWAVAASTPFQRVVGLCHSVRDTHRQLAELVGVPQDEIEYVTAGFNHQAFVLRFSRDGEDLYPRLREVVEADPELQRRVRVEIFRRFGYFPTESSEHSAEYVPWLMHDDAAIDRFRIPVGEYLRRSEENLDELDETKHILEGGGELTLEPTSEMASEYIRAQVTGQPTDLYVNVVNNGKIANLPDECAIEVPATVDADGLHPQSVGALPAQLVALNRTFLNVVELTVKAVLEGDRDHVYHAAMLDPNAAASLSLDDIHAMCDELLEAHGDRIPQALRLH encoded by the coding sequence GTGGTCAAAGTAGCCTTCATCGGCGCCGGGAGCGTCGAGTTCACCCGCAACGTCGTCACCGATCTGTGCACCTACCCGGAGCTCCAGGGACAGCTCGAGCTGTCGCTCCACGACATCGACGCCGAGCGGCTCGGGTACGCCGAGGCCCTGGCCGGCCGGGTGTCCGACCTGGCCGGAGCCGGCGCGCGCATCAGCTCCGACATCGACCGACGCGCCGCGCTCGAGGGTGCCGACTTCGTCATCAACGAGATCCAGGTCGGCGGGTACGCGGCGACCCGCCTCGACTTCGACATCCCCGCCAAGTACGGGCTGCGTCAGACGATCGGCGACACGATCGGCGTCGGCGGCATCTTCCGCGGCCTCCGTACCATCCCCGTGCTCCAGGGCATCGGGAACGACCTCGCCGAGGTCGCGCCCGACTCCACGCTCCTCAACTACAGCAACCCGATGGCGATGCTGCCGTGGGCCGTCGCGGCGAGCACGCCCTTCCAGCGCGTCGTCGGCCTGTGCCACTCCGTGCGCGACACCCACCGCCAGCTCGCCGAGCTCGTCGGCGTTCCGCAGGACGAGATCGAGTACGTCACCGCCGGCTTCAACCACCAGGCGTTCGTCCTCCGGTTCAGCCGCGACGGCGAGGACCTGTACCCGCGCCTCCGCGAGGTCGTCGAGGCCGACCCGGAGCTGCAGCGCCGCGTGCGCGTCGAGATCTTCCGCCGGTTCGGGTACTTCCCCACCGAGTCGAGCGAGCACTCGGCCGAGTACGTGCCGTGGCTCATGCACGACGACGCCGCGATCGATCGGTTCCGCATCCCGGTCGGCGAGTACCTGCGCCGCTCCGAGGAGAACCTCGACGAGCTCGACGAGACGAAGCACATCCTCGAGGGCGGCGGGGAACTCACGCTCGAGCCCACCTCGGAGATGGCGTCGGAGTACATCCGCGCGCAGGTGACCGGTCAGCCGACGGACCTGTACGTCAACGTCGTGAACAACGGCAAGATCGCGAACCTCCCCGACGAGTGCGCGATCGAGGTCCCCGCGACGGTCGACGCCGACGGCCTGCACCCGCAGTCCGTGGGCGCACTGCCCGCGCAGCTCGTCGCGCTCAACCGGACGTTCCTCAACGTCGTCGAACTCACGGTCAAGGCCGTCCTCGAGGGCGACCGCGACCACGTGTACCACGCCGCGATGCTCGACCCGAACGCCGCCGCGTCACTGAGCCTGGACGACATCCACGCGATGTGCGACGAGCTGCTCGAGGCGCACGGCGACCGGATCCCACAGGCGCTGCGTCTCCACTGA
- a CDS encoding DeoR/GlpR family DNA-binding transcription regulator has product MQRKQRLNQIVSAIVEHAEMDVPSLAARFDVSEATIRRDLEVLEQQQLVSRTRGGATRHVAFNDLPLGYKTSQDAAEKQRIALAALRFLDSARVIGLTGGTTVWEFAQHLGSRPGLTVVTNALNVASSLVGNSGIRVFAAGGEVRASSQETVGPSAESFLADYHIDVSFVGVDGVDAAAGCTNYDPVGARVNARMSQRSRATVVLADATKIGRTALAGVCPMEAVDVLVTDLRAPDSAVEAIERQGCRVIRA; this is encoded by the coding sequence GTGCAGCGTAAGCAGAGGCTCAATCAGATCGTGTCGGCCATCGTCGAGCACGCCGAGATGGACGTCCCGTCCCTCGCAGCCCGGTTCGACGTCTCGGAAGCCACCATCCGGCGGGACCTCGAGGTCCTCGAGCAGCAGCAGCTCGTCAGCCGCACGCGTGGGGGCGCGACGCGTCACGTCGCCTTCAACGACCTCCCGCTCGGGTACAAGACCTCGCAGGACGCCGCAGAGAAGCAGCGCATCGCGCTCGCGGCGCTGCGGTTCCTCGACAGCGCGCGGGTGATCGGGCTCACGGGTGGGACCACCGTCTGGGAGTTCGCGCAGCACCTCGGCAGCCGCCCGGGGCTCACCGTCGTGACGAACGCACTCAACGTCGCCTCGAGCCTGGTGGGCAACAGCGGGATCCGGGTGTTCGCAGCGGGTGGCGAGGTGCGCGCCAGCAGTCAGGAGACCGTCGGACCGAGCGCGGAGTCGTTCCTCGCCGATTACCACATCGACGTCTCCTTCGTCGGTGTGGACGGTGTCGACGCGGCCGCCGGCTGCACGAACTACGACCCGGTGGGTGCCCGTGTGAACGCCAGGATGAGTCAGCGGTCACGGGCGACGGTCGTCCTCGCGGACGCGACGAAGATCGGCCGGACCGCGCTGGCCGGAGTGTGCCCGATGGAAGCCGTCGACGTCCTCGTGACCGACCTGCGCGCTCCGGACAGCGCCGTCGAGGCGATCGAGCGCCAGGGCTGCCGCGTCATCCGGGCCTGA
- a CDS encoding extracellular solute-binding protein yields the protein MPFTRKSLKGTALLAGALGLSLLASGCSGSSSSGGSDQTKGVTITVAWLNPPPPQAALDQFTKSTGIHVKWTTTDWDSLQTKISAAATSHTYFADATDVDWSRVGQLGQLGWFYPMSQYLDVKSMRPDMPQMSSFTSKGTVYGIPFDSSYMVTTVNKAEFAKAGITTMPTTMSEYTKDLRQIKAKGVTDTPLNIPFAAAEGLSTHWYQLTNAFGGSVLDKQGRPQFASPSSPGYKAAEWMVDALKDGLVPAGNINVNDSQGMQNLMAKGITAATTSDYSGNVGSLYDVPASSSVVGQVEYIPTPGVHGPVANLGNPDGIGIPKQAKYPKAAAEFIKWMTSSKNQAAFAGADGPSKVLPNYPTPSRLSAMKALTTSGHLAQGQELTTLLEGSKAVFPAGAPSWYPQFSRAVNTNLHAAAVGNESVSAAIKAIVKTTNSLAKGNS from the coding sequence ATGCCATTCACGCGAAAGAGCCTCAAGGGCACCGCGCTCCTGGCGGGTGCGCTGGGGCTGTCACTGCTCGCCAGCGGTTGCTCCGGGAGCTCCTCGTCCGGCGGCTCCGACCAGACCAAGGGCGTCACGATCACCGTGGCGTGGCTGAACCCGCCGCCTCCGCAGGCCGCACTCGACCAGTTCACGAAGAGCACGGGGATCCACGTCAAGTGGACCACCACCGACTGGGACAGCCTCCAGACCAAGATCTCGGCGGCGGCGACCTCGCACACCTACTTCGCCGATGCCACCGACGTCGACTGGTCGCGGGTCGGCCAGCTCGGCCAGCTCGGGTGGTTCTACCCCATGTCGCAGTACCTCGACGTCAAGAGCATGCGGCCGGACATGCCCCAGATGAGCTCGTTCACCTCGAAGGGCACGGTCTATGGCATCCCGTTCGACTCGTCCTACATGGTCACCACGGTGAACAAGGCCGAGTTCGCCAAGGCCGGGATCACGACCATGCCCACGACGATGAGCGAGTACACCAAGGACCTCCGGCAGATCAAGGCGAAGGGCGTCACGGACACCCCGCTGAACATCCCGTTCGCCGCCGCCGAGGGTCTGTCGACGCACTGGTACCAGCTGACGAACGCGTTCGGCGGGTCCGTCCTCGACAAGCAGGGGCGGCCCCAGTTCGCGTCGCCGAGCTCGCCCGGGTACAAGGCGGCCGAGTGGATGGTCGATGCGCTGAAGGACGGCCTCGTCCCTGCCGGCAACATCAACGTCAACGATTCGCAGGGCATGCAGAACTTGATGGCCAAGGGCATCACCGCCGCGACCACATCGGACTACTCGGGCAACGTCGGCAGCCTCTACGACGTCCCCGCGTCCTCCTCGGTGGTGGGCCAGGTCGAGTACATCCCGACCCCCGGCGTCCACGGCCCGGTGGCGAACCTCGGCAACCCGGACGGCATCGGCATCCCGAAGCAGGCGAAGTACCCGAAGGCGGCCGCCGAGTTCATCAAGTGGATGACGTCTTCGAAGAACCAGGCGGCGTTCGCGGGTGCCGACGGGCCCTCCAAGGTGCTCCCGAACTACCCGACGCCCTCGCGCCTCAGCGCCATGAAGGCCCTGACGACGTCCGGCCACCTGGCACAGGGCCAGGAGCTGACCACGCTCCTCGAGGGCTCGAAGGCCGTCTTCCCGGCCGGCGCACCGTCCTGGTACCCGCAGTTCTCCCGGGCCGTGAACACGAACCTGCACGCTGCGGCCGTGGGCAACGAGTCCGTCAGCGCCGCCATCAAGGCGATCGTGAAGACCACGAACTCGCTCGCGAAGGGGAACTCGTGA
- a CDS encoding sugar ABC transporter permease: protein MSAGTSTTSRATRIARRNGRANAPRPTPGRGRRRFDLLPYALVTPLALFIVVLALVPAAITLVEAFFKAQPLDPPNSFVGLGNFVKLFQDDTIVSSMVNTAYYVVIGVVVSTVLGIVMAVTLQKPFVGRSVLIAVLILPWALPGVVEGIVWSGIWDSNTGLLNSVLSSLHLIDHYQVFLGQNRFVTILVIEIVQVWQMTPLSTLLVLAALQNIPGELYEAASIDGATGWKSFLQVTLPLARPGIAIAMVQAIIATLNVFDQPYVLNGAASTGASVTEQTYFVSFQNLDFGEGYALSLLITIATVVVSLAVVRLVYKPVEF, encoded by the coding sequence GTGAGTGCCGGTACGAGCACCACGTCCCGTGCGACTCGGATCGCGCGGAGGAACGGCCGCGCGAACGCTCCTCGGCCGACACCGGGCCGCGGGCGGCGACGGTTCGACCTCCTGCCCTACGCACTGGTCACGCCCCTGGCGCTGTTCATCGTCGTCCTGGCCCTCGTCCCAGCGGCGATCACGCTGGTCGAGGCGTTCTTCAAGGCCCAACCGCTCGACCCGCCGAACTCCTTCGTCGGGCTCGGCAACTTCGTGAAGCTGTTCCAGGACGACACGATCGTCTCGAGCATGGTGAACACGGCCTACTACGTCGTCATCGGTGTCGTGGTCTCGACCGTGCTGGGGATCGTCATGGCGGTCACCCTGCAGAAGCCGTTCGTCGGACGGTCCGTGCTCATCGCGGTCCTCATCCTGCCGTGGGCGCTGCCGGGCGTGGTCGAGGGCATCGTCTGGTCGGGCATCTGGGACAGCAACACCGGTCTGCTCAACAGCGTGCTGTCGTCGCTCCACCTGATCGACCACTACCAGGTGTTCCTCGGCCAGAACCGATTCGTCACCATCCTGGTGATCGAGATCGTCCAGGTGTGGCAGATGACCCCGCTGTCCACACTGCTCGTGCTGGCGGCCTTGCAGAACATCCCCGGCGAGCTGTACGAAGCGGCGTCGATCGACGGTGCGACGGGCTGGAAGTCGTTCCTCCAGGTGACGCTGCCGCTCGCTCGTCCGGGCATCGCGATCGCGATGGTGCAGGCCATCATCGCGACGCTCAACGTGTTCGACCAGCCGTACGTGTTGAACGGCGCTGCCTCGACCGGAGCCTCGGTGACCGAGCAGACCTACTTCGTCAGCTTCCAGAACCTGGACTTCGGCGAGGGGTACGCGCTGTCGCTCCTCATCACCATCGCAACGGTCGTGGTCTCCCTCGCCGTCGTGCGACTCGTCTACAAGCCGGTGGAGTTCTGA
- a CDS encoding carbohydrate ABC transporter permease codes for MHRRSVARPLGVAFIVLWTLVPLYWVLNTSLQTDQQISAKPANYIPPTPTFANYATLLGGSGDVASSVRQSTLNIFVECGGATIVTVVLATIAAYAFARMTFRGRNVLFYAVLATMAFPAYATLIPLYEMLSTAGLVNTYTGIVLVYVSGFLPLATWILYNYMSSLPLALEEAGSMDGASRLGVLWHIVLPLARPGIVSTAIITFLSAWAQFLFPLVLSSDISTQPLTVVIAALQGRHTVPYSLMSAAGVLAVVVPAAIAVVLNRYIVSGLLTGSVK; via the coding sequence ATGCACCGTCGTTCCGTCGCGCGCCCCCTGGGCGTCGCGTTCATCGTCCTCTGGACGCTCGTCCCGCTGTACTGGGTGCTCAACACGAGCCTCCAGACGGATCAGCAGATCAGCGCGAAGCCGGCCAACTACATCCCGCCGACGCCGACGTTCGCCAACTACGCGACCCTGCTGGGAGGCAGTGGGGACGTGGCCTCGTCGGTCCGGCAGTCGACGCTCAACATCTTCGTCGAGTGCGGCGGGGCGACGATCGTCACCGTCGTGCTCGCGACGATCGCGGCGTACGCGTTCGCCCGGATGACGTTCCGTGGTCGGAACGTGCTGTTCTACGCGGTCCTCGCGACGATGGCCTTCCCCGCCTACGCGACGCTCATCCCGCTCTACGAGATGCTCAGCACCGCCGGGCTCGTGAACACGTACACCGGCATCGTGCTCGTGTACGTGTCGGGGTTCCTGCCGCTCGCCACGTGGATCCTCTACAACTACATGTCGAGCCTGCCCCTGGCGCTCGAGGAGGCCGGGTCGATGGACGGCGCCAGTCGGCTCGGCGTGCTCTGGCACATCGTGCTGCCGCTCGCCCGCCCGGGCATCGTCTCGACGGCGATCATCACGTTCCTGTCCGCCTGGGCGCAGTTCCTGTTCCCGCTCGTGCTGTCGAGCGACATCTCGACCCAACCGCTCACGGTCGTGATCGCCGCGCTGCAGGGGCGGCACACGGTGCCGTACTCCCTGATGAGCGCGGCGGGCGTCCTCGCGGTCGTCGTCCCGGCCGCCATCGCGGTCGTGCTCAACCGGTACATCGTCAGCGGCCTCCTCACGGGGAGCGTCAAGTGA
- a CDS encoding SIS domain-containing protein, which produces MTETNPDIDVDLAAAGATATFREIRQQPDVWLEAASIVQGRRADLDAFLAPLLAHDDLRIVFTGAGTSAFAGGVVAPTVARATGRRVESIATTDIVSNPRHYLAEDVPTLLVSFARSGNSPESVAATRLTDQVLGDASHLVITCNAGGALAQEHQERPDSFVLLMPQRSDDAGFAMTSSFTSMMLSALLAFLGDAPETVAALSSAADQVIGEDWDSIKGLAQDGLRRLVYLGSGPLAALAQESALKTLELTAGGVVSYHDSSLGFRHGPKAVLDAETLVVVYISNDPYTRSYDLDIVAELRTAIGASRVLSVATDGVGEGAIVLEGLRGTDDGYLAIAYILVAQILALSFALRVGTTPDNPFPGGDVNRVVQGVHIHELEDSAGDGR; this is translated from the coding sequence ATGACCGAGACCAACCCCGACATCGATGTCGACCTCGCGGCCGCAGGGGCGACCGCGACCTTCCGGGAGATCAGACAGCAGCCCGACGTGTGGCTCGAGGCGGCATCGATCGTGCAGGGGCGCCGCGCCGACCTCGACGCGTTCCTCGCACCGCTCCTCGCGCACGACGACCTGCGCATCGTCTTCACCGGTGCCGGGACCTCGGCGTTCGCCGGCGGCGTCGTGGCCCCGACGGTGGCCCGCGCCACCGGTCGACGCGTCGAGAGCATCGCGACGACCGACATCGTGTCGAACCCCCGGCACTACCTCGCCGAGGACGTCCCCACGTTGCTGGTGTCGTTCGCCCGGTCCGGGAACAGTCCCGAGAGCGTGGCGGCGACGCGGCTGACCGACCAGGTCCTCGGCGATGCCTCCCACCTCGTCATCACCTGCAACGCCGGCGGTGCGCTCGCACAGGAGCACCAGGAACGGCCCGACTCGTTCGTGCTGCTCATGCCGCAGCGTTCGGACGACGCCGGCTTCGCGATGACGTCGAGCTTCACGTCGATGATGCTCAGCGCGCTGCTGGCCTTCCTCGGCGACGCCCCCGAGACGGTCGCGGCGCTGTCCAGCGCGGCGGACCAGGTGATCGGGGAGGACTGGGACTCGATCAAGGGGCTCGCGCAGGACGGCCTCCGGCGACTCGTGTACCTCGGCAGTGGTCCGCTCGCCGCACTGGCGCAGGAGTCCGCGCTCAAGACCCTCGAGCTGACCGCCGGCGGCGTCGTGAGCTACCACGACTCGTCGCTCGGGTTCCGGCACGGGCCCAAGGCCGTCCTCGACGCCGAGACGCTCGTGGTGGTCTACATCTCGAACGACCCGTACACGCGGTCCTACGACCTCGACATCGTGGCGGAGCTGCGTACCGCGATCGGCGCCTCCCGGGTGCTGTCGGTCGCGACCGACGGCGTCGGCGAGGGAGCGATCGTGCTCGAGGGCCTGCGCGGCACGGACGACGGGTACCTCGCGATCGCGTACATCCTGGTCGCGCAGATCCTCGCGCTCTCGTTCGCGCTCCGGGTCGGGACGACGCCGGACAACCCGTTCCCCGGCGGCGACGTGAACCGGGTCGTGCAGGGTGTGCACATCCACGAGCTCGAGGACTCCGCCGGGGACGGTCGCTGA
- a CDS encoding BadF/BadG/BcrA/BcrD ATPase family protein, whose translation MAVFLGVDGGGTKTAFVLLDDDGRELGAVEGASAYHLEHGLPHVRQVLVEGVAAVTAAAGTTADAITYAFIAIPTYGEASHEVAVLDELPAQALGHDRYRCGNDMIAGWAGSLADADGINVVAGTGSLTYGERAGASSRVGGWGELFGDEGSGYWIGLEALFAFARMSDGRLPRTSLHDRVRDAVGVETDLDMIDVVLTRWGRSRGRIASLSRLVVEAAQDDDAAATRIVERAVDHLVELVEATKRNLGFGADEPVPVSYSGGVFRAELVRTGFERALRARSDRYDVRSPRFPSDIGAALHAAKLAGQPLGEAALARLSAGRTV comes from the coding sequence GTGGCGGTCTTCCTGGGCGTCGACGGCGGGGGCACGAAGACCGCCTTCGTCCTGCTCGACGACGACGGACGGGAACTCGGGGCCGTCGAGGGTGCGAGCGCCTACCACCTCGAGCACGGGCTGCCGCACGTGCGGCAGGTGCTCGTCGAGGGCGTCGCCGCGGTGACGGCGGCGGCGGGGACCACCGCCGATGCCATCACCTACGCGTTCATCGCGATCCCCACCTACGGCGAGGCCAGTCACGAGGTGGCCGTCCTCGACGAGCTCCCTGCGCAGGCGCTCGGACACGACCGGTACCGGTGCGGCAACGACATGATCGCGGGTTGGGCCGGCTCCCTCGCCGACGCCGACGGGATCAACGTCGTCGCCGGGACGGGCAGCCTCACCTACGGCGAACGGGCCGGGGCGTCGTCACGTGTCGGCGGCTGGGGGGAGCTGTTCGGCGACGAGGGGTCCGGGTACTGGATCGGTCTGGAGGCGCTCTTCGCGTTCGCCCGCATGAGTGACGGACGGCTGCCGCGTACCTCGCTGCACGACCGTGTCCGTGACGCGGTCGGGGTCGAGACGGACCTGGACATGATCGACGTGGTGCTCACCCGGTGGGGGCGGAGCCGCGGCCGGATCGCGTCGCTGTCCCGCCTCGTCGTCGAGGCGGCGCAGGACGACGACGCCGCCGCGACGCGGATCGTCGAGCGCGCGGTCGACCACCTGGTGGAACTCGTCGAGGCGACGAAGCGCAACCTCGGGTTCGGCGCGGACGAGCCGGTACCCGTGTCGTACTCGGGCGGCGTCTTCAGGGCCGAACTCGTCCGGACCGGGTTCGAGCGCGCCCTCCGCGCTCGGTCGGACCGGTACGACGTGCGGAGCCCGCGGTTCCCCTCGGACATCGGCGCCGCCCTCCACGCGGCCAAGCTCGCCGGACAGCCGCTCGGCGAGGCCGCACTGGCACGCCTGTCCGCCGGTCGGACGGTCTGA
- a CDS encoding aldo/keto reductase: MSSTAAVTRYDTMPYNRVGRSGLLLPAIALGLWQNFGDDRPYATQRAIVRRAFDLGVTHFDLANNYGPPYGSAEVTFGRVLREDLRHHRDELIVSTKAGYDMWAGPYGEFGSRKSMIASLDQSLGRLGLEYVDVFYSHRYDPDTPIEETMGALASAVTSGKALYVGVSNHDADQTRRAAAALADLGVPLLVNQPPYSMFDREAEHALIPTLAELGTGAVVYSPLAQGLLTDRYLGATIPGDSRVVAGRDLPASALDGPYRERARALAAIAADRGQTLAQLALTWVLRHPEVASALVGASSVPQLEQNLRAATAPPLTPAELAAIEPYAVDGTAA, from the coding sequence ATGTCCTCCACCGCAGCGGTGACGCGGTACGACACCATGCCGTACAACCGGGTCGGGCGGAGCGGACTGCTGCTGCCGGCCATCGCCCTGGGTCTGTGGCAGAACTTCGGGGACGATCGCCCGTACGCGACACAGCGGGCGATCGTCCGTCGGGCGTTCGACCTGGGCGTCACCCACTTCGACCTCGCGAACAACTACGGGCCGCCGTACGGCAGCGCCGAGGTCACGTTCGGCCGGGTGCTCCGGGAGGACCTCCGCCACCACCGCGACGAGCTGATCGTCTCGACGAAGGCCGGGTACGACATGTGGGCCGGGCCGTACGGCGAGTTCGGGTCCCGCAAGTCCATGATCGCCTCGCTCGACCAGAGCCTGGGGCGGCTCGGGCTCGAGTACGTCGACGTGTTCTACTCGCACCGGTACGACCCGGACACGCCGATCGAGGAGACGATGGGCGCCCTGGCGTCCGCCGTCACGAGCGGCAAGGCACTCTACGTCGGCGTCTCCAACCACGACGCCGACCAGACCCGGCGTGCGGCCGCGGCGCTCGCCGACCTCGGCGTGCCGCTCCTGGTCAACCAGCCGCCGTACTCGATGTTCGACCGGGAGGCCGAGCACGCGTTGATCCCGACGCTCGCGGAACTCGGCACGGGAGCGGTGGTGTACTCACCGCTCGCGCAGGGGTTGCTCACGGATCGCTACCTCGGTGCCACGATCCCGGGTGACTCGCGTGTCGTGGCCGGGCGCGACCTCCCGGCGTCCGCCCTCGACGGCCCCTACCGGGAACGCGCTCGCGCGCTCGCCGCCATCGCGGCGGACCGCGGGCAGACGCTGGCGCAGCTCGCCCTGACCTGGGTCCTGCGCCACCCGGAGGTCGCGTCGGCACTGGTCGGGGCCTCCAGCGTGCCGCAGCTCGAGCAGAACCTCCGCGCGGCGACGGCTCCGCCGCTCACCCCTGCCGAACTCGCCGCGATCGAGCCGTACGCCGTCGACGGCACGGCCGCGTGA